One region of Chryseobacterium sp. SORGH_AS_0447 genomic DNA includes:
- a CDS encoding rod shape-determining protein MreD, giving the protein MISRTLFTDILIMIFLVALQIFVLNRITIFGKYTPVLYPVFVMFYPFFRNRFQFLALSFLIGLSVDAFLYSWGINAFATTLIAYFRTLIFRTSTDTSTDFFSFQSLQWAQFLLFLFSSIFLHQLLVQYIEFFKLSRFFEILLNVLVTSVISFIFIVIYALIFKIKQKV; this is encoded by the coding sequence ATGATTAGCAGAACATTATTTACAGACATATTGATTATGATTTTCCTGGTGGCATTACAAATCTTTGTACTGAACAGGATTACCATTTTCGGGAAATACACTCCGGTGCTGTATCCCGTATTCGTTATGTTCTATCCCTTTTTCAGAAACAGGTTTCAGTTTTTGGCGTTGAGCTTTCTGATCGGTCTTTCGGTTGACGCATTTCTCTATTCATGGGGAATCAATGCATTTGCCACTACGCTGATTGCTTACTTCAGAACCTTGATTTTCAGAACTTCTACCGATACTTCTACCGATTTCTTTTCTTTTCAGTCCCTTCAATGGGCTCAGTTTTTGCTGTTTTTATTCTCAAGTATCTTTTTACACCAGCTTTTAGTACAGTATATCGAATTCTTCAAGCTGAGCAGATTTTTTGAAATATTACTTAATGTATTGGTAACTAGTGTAATTTCGTTTATATTTATAGTTATTTACGCATTAATATTTAAAATCAAACAAAAAGTTTGA
- the mreC gene encoding rod shape-determining protein MreC, with protein MGFLLRLFSKNALFVFFIFLQIIALILIFSKNAMQQSWIAGQSAALNSWVSGYIDEGVSYLKLKQINEDLVTQNKALMAELYGKQGAKNPVFRKVHDTLGGGQIYTFVDGEIVFNSINRRNNYFTINRGRRDGVFPQMGVMAPKGIAGIVINSTDSYALVQSVLSVNKIRINAALKNSGYFGTLTWTGENSRVMHLADIPKYVALKVGDTVVTDGKSAIFPKGVMIGTIAGYSVDNKTGFWDISVELSEKMGALSKVYVVKNLKKAEVQKIQDTMQTVIKKEND; from the coding sequence ATGGGATTTTTGCTGAGATTATTTTCCAAGAATGCACTTTTTGTCTTCTTTATATTTCTGCAAATCATTGCTCTCATTCTGATATTCTCTAAAAATGCGATGCAGCAATCCTGGATTGCGGGCCAGTCGGCTGCGCTTAATTCCTGGGTTTCCGGATATATCGATGAAGGGGTTTCCTACCTGAAGCTAAAACAGATCAATGAAGACCTGGTGACGCAAAACAAGGCTTTAATGGCTGAGCTTTACGGAAAGCAGGGAGCAAAGAACCCCGTTTTCAGAAAAGTTCATGATACGTTAGGCGGCGGCCAGATCTACACTTTTGTGGATGGAGAAATCGTTTTCAACAGCATCAACCGGAGAAATAACTATTTTACCATAAACAGAGGCAGGCGGGACGGCGTATTTCCACAGATGGGAGTAATGGCTCCGAAAGGTATTGCAGGAATCGTTATCAACTCTACCGACAGTTACGCTTTGGTACAGTCGGTTTTAAGCGTTAATAAAATCAGGATCAATGCAGCCCTCAAGAACTCGGGATATTTCGGAACCCTAACCTGGACCGGAGAAAATTCAAGGGTCATGCACCTGGCGGATATTCCCAAATATGTTGCCCTGAAAGTAGGAGATACGGTGGTTACGGACGGAAAGTCGGCCATTTTTCCTAAAGGGGTAATGATTGGTACTATTGCAGGCTATTCAGTGGACAACAAAACAGGATTCTGGGATATCTCCGTGGAACTTAGTGAAAAAATGGGAGCCTTAAGCAAAGTTTACGTGGTGAAAAACCTTAAGAAAGCTGAAGTGCAGAAAATTCAGGACACCATGCAGACCGTAATAAAAAAGGAAAATGATTAG
- a CDS encoding rod shape-determining protein — MSLFDMFTQEIAIDLGTANTLIIHNNKIVIDQPSIVAIERSTGRPIAVGEQAKHMQGKTHEDIKTIRPLKDGVIADFHASEHMIKEFIKKIPGIKGKFIQPALRIVICIPSGITEVEKRAVRDSAQKVNAKEVRLIYEPMAAAIGVGIDVQKPEGNMIIDIGGGTTEIAVVALGGIVCDKSVKIAGDVFTNDIAYYLRTHHNLYIGERTAERIKIEVGSAVEDLDVDIEDIPVQGRDLITGKPKEIMVGYKEIARALDKSIIRIEDAVMETLSLTPPELAADIYKTGIYLAGGGALLRGLADRLHKKTGLPVFVAEDPLRAVVRGTGIALKNMDKFNFLIK; from the coding sequence ATGAGTTTATTCGATATGTTTACGCAAGAGATTGCGATAGACCTTGGTACTGCCAACACCCTTATCATCCATAATAATAAAATTGTTATAGATCAGCCGTCGATTGTTGCTATTGAACGTTCTACCGGCAGACCGATTGCCGTGGGTGAGCAGGCAAAACACATGCAGGGTAAAACTCATGAGGATATCAAAACGATCCGTCCGCTGAAAGATGGGGTTATCGCAGACTTCCACGCTTCTGAGCACATGATTAAGGAATTCATCAAAAAAATCCCGGGCATTAAGGGTAAATTCATTCAGCCGGCTTTAAGGATCGTGATCTGTATTCCTTCAGGAATTACGGAGGTTGAAAAAAGAGCGGTACGAGACTCTGCACAGAAAGTAAATGCCAAGGAAGTACGTCTGATTTATGAGCCGATGGCTGCTGCAATAGGAGTAGGTATCGATGTTCAGAAACCGGAAGGGAATATGATCATCGACATAGGTGGGGGTACTACGGAAATTGCCGTGGTGGCTTTAGGCGGTATCGTTTGTGATAAATCCGTAAAAATTGCCGGCGACGTTTTCACTAACGATATTGCTTATTATTTAAGAACACACCATAACCTTTATATCGGGGAAAGAACAGCTGAAAGAATTAAAATTGAAGTAGGTTCCGCCGTTGAAGACCTTGATGTGGACATCGAAGATATTCCGGTACAGGGAAGAGACCTGATTACAGGAAAGCCGAAAGAAATTATGGTAGGATATAAAGAAATTGCCAGAGCACTGGACAAATCAATTATCAGAATTGAAGATGCGGTAATGGAAACGCTTTCTTTAACTCCACCGGAATTGGCTGCTGATATTTACAAAACAGGGATCTACCTTGCAGGAGGTGGTGCTTTATTACGAGGACTTGCAGACAGATTGCACAAAAAGACAGGTCTTCCTGTATTTGTAGCGGAAGATCCGTTGAGAGCAGTAGTTCGCGGAACCGGTATTGCTCTTAAAAATATGGATAAATTCAATTTCCTGATTAAATAA
- the hemA gene encoding glutamyl-tRNA reductase, which produces MLQYSNIHQTSNFAVLSISFEKADTETRGKFAFFDENIKSFVTRIHNEDLGDAFVVSTCNRTEIYTTSPNYLLVAEEYCKTIGVNLMDFMQFANILTKEEALKHLFRVAAGLESQIIGDFEIIGQIKKAYNRFKKERQNSNPYLERAINSAIQISKRIKNETGISNGAASVSYAAVHYILNNQKRITEKNILLLGVGEIGQNTVENLVKHVYQPKIKIANRTQETAEKISDKYKIPHIDYADFDKELGGTDILIVATGARHPIVNKSHFPNGKETLVIDLSIPNNVDKNVTENQNVTLIDVDELSKQIQQTIQQREKEIPKAEKIIKEMTKDFLEWEKKRRLAPNIHHFKAVLKNMERNEMHNFYKKNKYINITDMELSDKMIQKITNRFAKYIIDNPLKAEEISKLMHEILVEQPNNEFNEKH; this is translated from the coding sequence ATGTTACAGTATTCCAACATACATCAGACTTCGAATTTTGCTGTTCTTTCCATCAGTTTTGAAAAGGCAGATACAGAAACGAGGGGGAAGTTTGCTTTCTTTGATGAAAACATCAAGAGCTTTGTCACGCGGATCCATAATGAAGATTTAGGGGATGCTTTTGTGGTTTCAACCTGTAACAGAACCGAAATTTATACCACGTCTCCCAATTATCTTCTCGTTGCTGAAGAATACTGCAAAACCATTGGCGTGAATCTGATGGACTTTATGCAGTTTGCCAATATCCTGACGAAAGAGGAAGCTCTGAAACACTTGTTCAGGGTGGCAGCCGGTCTGGAAAGCCAGATTATCGGAGACTTTGAAATTATCGGGCAGATAAAAAAAGCCTACAACCGTTTCAAAAAAGAAAGACAGAATTCCAATCCTTATCTTGAAAGGGCGATTAACTCAGCCATTCAGATTTCAAAAAGAATCAAAAACGAAACGGGGATTTCCAACGGGGCCGCTTCCGTTTCCTATGCTGCCGTTCATTATATTCTGAATAACCAGAAAAGGATTACCGAAAAAAACATCCTGTTGCTGGGCGTTGGAGAAATCGGGCAGAATACCGTAGAGAATCTGGTAAAACATGTTTATCAGCCGAAGATTAAAATTGCCAACCGGACACAGGAAACCGCTGAAAAGATTTCCGACAAATACAAGATTCCTCATATTGATTATGCGGATTTTGATAAAGAGCTGGGCGGAACCGATATTCTGATCGTCGCTACCGGAGCAAGACATCCGATCGTAAACAAATCCCACTTCCCGAACGGAAAAGAAACCCTGGTGATCGACCTTTCCATTCCGAATAACGTAGACAAAAACGTAACGGAAAACCAAAACGTAACGCTGATCGACGTTGATGAGCTTTCAAAACAGATCCAGCAGACCATCCAGCAGCGGGAAAAAGAGATTCCGAAAGCAGAAAAGATCATCAAAGAAATGACGAAGGACTTTCTGGAATGGGAGAAAAAAAGAAGGCTGGCACCAAACATCCATCATTTCAAAGCAGTCCTGAAAAATATGGAACGCAATGAAATGCATAATTTTTACAAAAAAAATAAATATATAAACATCACGGACATGGAACTTTCCGATAAAATGATTCAGAAAATTACCAACCGTTTTGCAAAATATATCATCGACAATCCGTTAAAAGCCGAAGAAATTAGTAAATTAATGCACGAAATATTAGTTGAACAACCAAACAACGAATTCAATGAAAAGCATTAG
- the hemC gene encoding hydroxymethylbilane synthase, whose translation MKSIRIGTRNSALALWQAREVARHLQNNNYLTEIVPIVSSGDKNLSQPLYALGITGVFTRDLDVALLNDEIDIAVHSLKDVPTKLPENLEIVSYLERDFPQDVLIRKESAKNKELHELKLATSSLRRRAFWLKNFPHAEFSDIRGNIQTRLQKLEEGDFDATILSLAGIKRMKMEIDYEMIPFLIPAPSQGVIAVAGHSHKPEINEAVKQFTNHAKTQLCVEMERNFLSTLEGGCTAPIGAFAEIFEDQIRFKGALCSLDGKNCIATDESFVYTPEENFGEKFARVVLENGGKELMAEIKNQI comes from the coding sequence ATGAAAAGCATTAGAATCGGAACCCGGAATTCCGCACTTGCCCTCTGGCAGGCGAGAGAAGTTGCGAGACACCTTCAGAACAACAATTATTTAACGGAAATCGTACCTATTGTATCCTCAGGAGATAAAAATTTATCCCAACCTTTGTATGCTCTAGGCATTACGGGCGTTTTTACACGGGATCTCGATGTGGCTTTATTAAATGACGAGATTGATATTGCCGTACATTCCTTAAAAGATGTCCCAACCAAGCTTCCCGAAAATCTTGAAATCGTTTCTTATCTGGAGAGGGATTTCCCCCAGGATGTCCTGATCCGCAAAGAATCGGCAAAAAATAAAGAACTCCACGAACTTAAATTAGCGACCAGCAGTTTAAGAAGAAGAGCTTTCTGGCTGAAGAATTTCCCGCACGCCGAGTTTTCGGACATCCGTGGAAATATCCAGACGCGTCTTCAAAAACTGGAAGAAGGAGATTTTGACGCTACGATCCTCTCTCTGGCAGGCATTAAGCGGATGAAGATGGAGATCGATTATGAAATGATTCCGTTTTTGATTCCTGCGCCTTCACAGGGAGTTATTGCCGTCGCCGGACATTCCCACAAACCCGAGATCAACGAGGCGGTAAAACAATTTACCAACCACGCAAAAACTCAGCTCTGCGTAGAAATGGAAAGAAATTTCCTGAGCACATTGGAAGGCGGCTGTACCGCACCAATCGGAGCATTTGCCGAAATTTTCGAAGACCAGATCCGCTTCAAAGGAGCACTTTGCTCTCTTGATGGTAAAAACTGTATCGCTACCGATGAGAGCTTCGTATATACGCCGGAGGAAAACTTCGGGGAAAAATTTGCCCGAGTAGTTTTGGAAAACGGCGGAAAAGAATTGATGGCTGAAATCAAAAACCAGATTTAA
- a CDS encoding DUF1287 domain-containing protein, with protein MKKYFSVFAVILLIFFGKAQNTFALKLSNAAISLTRNKVTYDPAYFVIKYPNGDVPADKGVCTDVVIRAYRKLGIDLQKEVHEDMAKNFSKYPKTWGLKQPDTNIDHRRVPNLRVFFAKFGKSKSTETRPELYVPGDIVTWMLPGNLTHIGIVVNKKSADGKRYLIVHNIGKGQVMEDCLFKFKITGHYQYQK; from the coding sequence ATGAAAAAATATTTCTCAGTATTTGCGGTCATTCTTCTGATATTTTTTGGAAAAGCACAGAACACTTTTGCGCTAAAGCTTTCCAATGCTGCCATCAGCCTTACCCGGAACAAAGTTACGTACGATCCAGCTTACTTTGTTATCAAGTATCCAAACGGTGACGTTCCGGCTGATAAAGGGGTCTGCACCGATGTGGTGATCAGAGCATACAGAAAGCTGGGAATCGATCTTCAGAAGGAAGTGCATGAAGATATGGCGAAAAATTTTTCAAAGTATCCGAAAACGTGGGGCTTGAAACAGCCCGATACGAATATCGACCACCGAAGGGTTCCTAACCTGCGGGTTTTCTTTGCCAAATTCGGGAAATCAAAATCTACGGAAACAAGGCCTGAGCTGTACGTTCCGGGAGATATCGTTACCTGGATGCTTCCCGGTAATTTAACGCATATCGGAATAGTCGTAAACAAAAAATCTGCTGATGGTAAGCGGTACCTGATTGTTCATAACATTGGAAAAGGTCAGGTGATGGAAGACTGCCTGTTTAAATTTAAGATTACCGGACATTATCAATATCAGAAATAA
- a CDS encoding peptidoglycan recognition family protein — protein MKKIFYFYVVLIMGFAKAQTRKPEIIQKPISYSDERIRLSLEYLKDHHGLIQKTPTIIPKMIVLHYTANGNVESNFKYFNKTHLEGGRNTLKNQSILNVSSQYIIDRDGTIYQLMEPTRFARHTIGLNYCAIGIENIGSKKEPLTDKQVASNAQLIRYLTKKYKIEYLIGHSEYGVFRNSKLWKESDPGYFTIKEDPGQDFMNKVRLQVADLHLKDQP, from the coding sequence ATGAAGAAGATATTCTATTTTTATGTTGTTCTGATAATGGGTTTTGCAAAAGCGCAGACCAGAAAACCTGAAATCATCCAGAAGCCGATCAGCTATTCTGACGAAAGGATTCGTTTAAGCCTGGAATATCTAAAGGACCACCACGGCCTGATTCAGAAAACCCCGACGATTATTCCCAAAATGATTGTTCTGCATTATACCGCCAACGGAAATGTGGAAAGCAATTTTAAATATTTCAATAAAACCCATCTGGAAGGCGGCAGAAATACGTTAAAAAATCAAAGTATCCTGAATGTTTCTTCACAGTACATCATCGACCGTGATGGAACTATTTATCAGCTGATGGAGCCCACCCGGTTTGCCAGACATACCATCGGGCTGAATTACTGCGCCATTGGAATTGAAAACATCGGGAGCAAGAAAGAGCCGCTTACGGATAAACAGGTTGCATCAAACGCCCAACTGATCCGGTATTTAACGAAGAAATATAAAATCGAATACCTCATCGGACATTCGGAATACGGAGTTTTCAGGAATTCCAAGCTTTGGAAAGAATCCGATCCCGGTTACTTTACCATAAAAGAAGATCCGGGACAGGACTTTATGAATAAAGTAAGGCTGCAGGTAGCCGATTTACATTTAAAAGACCAACCGTAA
- a CDS encoding uroporphyrinogen-III synthase translates to MKILFTKPIDPEIISKELGDDVLADCVEVIRTNPVKISSFELKNYSLIFTSAKGVNAFFKNGFVPNEDFTAKNYNKIYCVGEKTKKELRKNGFGTFKVLRNAEELSKFIVIHCQHEKFLHFCGNIALDVLDRNLPLQNISYKKITVYNTEEINPVITEKYHAAVFFSPSGVRSFANRNSFEDMKLISIGETTARELRKHTAQPVLVSEGNSLISVLKLIRKEILNKN, encoded by the coding sequence ATGAAAATTTTATTTACCAAACCCATCGATCCGGAAATAATATCCAAAGAACTTGGAGATGATGTCCTGGCCGATTGTGTTGAGGTAATCCGGACAAATCCCGTAAAAATTTCCTCGTTTGAGCTTAAAAATTATTCTTTGATCTTCACCAGCGCCAAAGGAGTAAATGCATTTTTTAAAAACGGCTTTGTTCCAAACGAAGATTTTACCGCAAAAAATTATAATAAGATCTACTGCGTCGGTGAAAAAACAAAAAAAGAATTACGGAAAAACGGTTTCGGGACTTTCAAAGTTCTCAGAAATGCCGAAGAGCTTTCAAAATTTATTGTTATCCACTGCCAGCATGAAAAGTTTCTGCACTTCTGCGGAAACATCGCGCTGGACGTGCTCGATCGCAATTTACCTTTACAGAACATCAGCTATAAGAAAATCACGGTTTACAACACCGAGGAAATCAATCCGGTAATAACTGAAAAATATCATGCTGCCGTATTTTTTAGTCCGAGCGGAGTTCGTAGTTTTGCAAATCGGAATTCCTTTGAGGATATGAAGCTGATTTCCATTGGTGAAACTACTGCCCGGGAACTGAGAAAACATACGGCTCAACCGGTTTTGGTTTCGGAAGGAAACAGCCTGATATCGGTTCTGAAGCTGATCCGAAAGGAAATTCTGAACAAAAATTGA
- the hemE gene encoding uroporphyrinogen decarboxylase, translating into MIKNDLYLKALRGETVERPPVWMMRQAGRYLPEFIALRDQYDFFTRCQTPELASEITVQPIRRFPLDAAILFSDILVVPQAMGIDFKMKESVGPWLDTPIRTMEQVQNVAVPDVNDTLGYVFDAIELTLQKLDNEIPLIGFAGSPWTILCYCVEGKGSKAFDIAKSFCFQQPEAAHLLLQKITDTTIAYLKRKVEKGVSAVQVFDSWGGMLSPKDYQEFSWQYINQIVEALSPLTHVVVFGKGCWFALEDMAKSPVSALGVDWTITPELARTFTSHNITLQGNFDPARLHSTPETIKKMVTEMINRFGKDKYIANLGHGILPNIPVENAEAFIRAVVDWKPTAEF; encoded by the coding sequence ATGATTAAAAACGACCTCTACTTAAAAGCACTTCGCGGAGAAACCGTAGAAAGACCGCCGGTTTGGATGATGAGACAGGCCGGAAGATATTTGCCGGAATTCATTGCGTTACGCGACCAATATGATTTCTTCACAAGATGCCAGACTCCGGAGCTCGCTTCTGAGATCACCGTACAGCCGATCAGAAGATTTCCGCTGGATGCGGCAATTCTTTTCTCCGACATCCTGGTGGTTCCTCAGGCGATGGGAATCGATTTTAAAATGAAGGAAAGTGTAGGCCCGTGGCTGGATACGCCGATCAGAACTATGGAGCAGGTTCAGAATGTTGCCGTTCCGGATGTAAATGATACGTTAGGCTATGTTTTTGACGCGATTGAGCTTACTTTGCAAAAGTTAGACAATGAAATTCCGTTAATCGGTTTTGCCGGTTCCCCGTGGACAATCCTCTGCTACTGTGTGGAAGGAAAAGGAAGCAAGGCTTTCGATATTGCGAAATCGTTCTGTTTCCAGCAGCCGGAAGCGGCGCATCTGCTGTTACAGAAAATTACGGACACGACGATTGCTTATTTGAAGAGAAAAGTAGAAAAAGGCGTTTCTGCCGTTCAGGTTTTTGATTCGTGGGGCGGTATGCTTTCTCCGAAAGACTATCAGGAATTTTCATGGCAGTACATCAACCAGATCGTAGAAGCGCTGAGCCCGCTGACGCATGTTGTCGTATTTGGTAAAGGATGCTGGTTTGCCCTGGAAGATATGGCCAAATCCCCGGTTTCCGCATTGGGTGTTGACTGGACGATTACTCCTGAGCTGGCCAGAACATTTACCAGCCACAATATTACCCTACAAGGAAATTTTGATCCTGCAAGGCTGCATTCCACACCTGAAACCATCAAAAAAATGGTGACTGAAATGATCAACCGTTTCGGAAAGGATAAATACATTGCCAATCTGGGTCATGGTATTTTACCGAATATTCCGGTGGAAAATGCGGAGGCGTTTATCAGAGCTGTGGTGGATTGGAAACCGACGGCTGAGTTTTAA
- a CDS encoding ABC transporter ATP-binding protein: MITINNLKKTYGKATVLNIEHLEIPKGETFGLVGNNGAGKTTLFSLMLDLIQPTTGFVSIDGIKVNESEVWKNKVSAFVDDSFLIGYLTPEEYFYFIGELRGQNKASVDGFLKQFHDLFSGEILNSGKYIRDLSKGNQKKVGIVGAIIGNPEIIILDEPFANLDPSTQIKLKNLIKELSKQDGVTFLISSHDLSHTTEVCNRIVVVNKGQLVKDIQTNPETLKDLEQYFADQISKPAEPVIVTEI; encoded by the coding sequence ATGATTACTATTAATAATTTAAAGAAAACATACGGTAAAGCAACCGTTTTAAATATAGAACATCTTGAAATTCCCAAAGGAGAAACTTTCGGGCTGGTCGGAAACAACGGAGCGGGTAAAACGACCCTTTTCAGCCTGATGCTGGATCTTATTCAGCCGACCACAGGGTTTGTAAGCATCGACGGAATTAAAGTAAATGAATCCGAAGTATGGAAAAACAAAGTTTCCGCTTTTGTAGACGATTCTTTCCTGATCGGCTATCTGACGCCGGAAGAATATTTTTACTTCATCGGGGAACTGAGAGGCCAGAACAAAGCTTCGGTAGACGGGTTTTTGAAACAGTTTCATGACCTGTTCAGCGGGGAGATTTTAAACTCCGGAAAATACATCCGTGACCTCTCAAAAGGAAATCAGAAAAAAGTGGGAATTGTAGGCGCAATCATCGGGAACCCGGAAATCATTATTCTGGATGAGCCTTTTGCTAACCTGGATCCTTCTACCCAGATCAAACTGAAAAATTTAATTAAAGAATTATCCAAGCAGGACGGCGTAACCTTCCTTATTTCCAGCCATGATCTTTCCCACACCACGGAAGTCTGTAACAGAATTGTGGTCGTAAACAAAGGACAGCTGGTAAAAGACATCCAGACCAATCCGGAAACCCTGAAAGATCTGGAGCAGTATTTCGCCGATCAGATTTCCAAGCCGGCAGAACCGGTTATTGTAACGGAAATTTAA
- a CDS encoding DUF5687 family protein translates to MFIQFLRLEIKSFFRGSSVGINLAMKILRFIGILYFMLCLVGGAFGAFFYVQEEMHQDPVRVVSKFLIVLWAVDLIVKYLWQELPTQNIKPFLTLNISKKTLVNYMLGKTFLNAFSWLNSLFLVTFSVIALFNDYQVLGVLAWLIGVSLLFYLNNFINILFNDKEAVAIAVGCVFAALGALAYYHIVPVLDYSEKFFFNFYERPYFVVISILVFLGLWKICFSHIRNIFYLDEGLEAKKEIGKTENIVFLNKFGAIGTFINNDIKMLKRNKVTKGIIWGSFLFLFYGMLMFSSSIYKTPAMMMFMGLFVTGGFQFMFGQRVPAFDSSYYPLMMTLNVPYKEYLKAKWWLMNIVTAISMILAVCYAYFGWDMYLTFFAAGIYNIGVNSQFTLWSGAFNKMQIDLNSKEKRFGQKNSFNIKSMLLLIPKMILPMTVFALMKYFFGITAGVISIAVLGLIGFLLREKIFDTIVKHYKVEKYSTLEAFKNKD, encoded by the coding sequence ATGTTTATACAATTTCTCAGATTAGAGATCAAAAGTTTTTTCCGCGGCAGTTCTGTAGGGATCAACCTGGCGATGAAAATTCTCCGTTTCATCGGGATCCTTTATTTTATGCTCTGTCTGGTAGGAGGAGCGTTCGGTGCTTTTTTCTATGTTCAGGAAGAAATGCACCAGGATCCTGTAAGGGTCGTTTCTAAATTTTTAATTGTCCTTTGGGCGGTTGATCTGATCGTTAAATACCTGTGGCAGGAATTGCCGACTCAGAACATCAAGCCTTTTCTTACATTAAACATTTCTAAAAAGACGCTGGTGAATTACATGCTGGGTAAGACATTCCTCAATGCATTCAGTTGGCTGAATTCCCTGTTTTTGGTCACCTTTTCGGTAATTGCGCTGTTTAATGATTATCAGGTTTTGGGGGTACTGGCCTGGCTGATCGGGGTTTCGCTGCTCTTTTATCTGAATAACTTCATCAACATTCTTTTTAACGATAAGGAAGCGGTTGCCATCGCGGTAGGCTGTGTTTTCGCGGCACTGGGAGCATTAGCGTATTACCATATCGTTCCCGTACTGGACTATTCGGAGAAGTTTTTCTTCAATTTTTATGAGAGGCCTTATTTTGTAGTGATTTCGATACTGGTATTCCTGGGACTTTGGAAAATCTGTTTCAGCCACATCCGTAATATATTTTACCTTGATGAAGGTTTGGAAGCAAAAAAAGAAATTGGGAAAACGGAAAATATCGTTTTCTTAAATAAATTCGGTGCGATTGGTACATTCATCAACAACGACATCAAAATGCTCAAACGGAACAAAGTCACCAAAGGAATCATATGGGGAAGCTTCCTGTTTCTTTTTTACGGCATGCTGATGTTCTCTTCGTCCATCTATAAAACGCCGGCGATGATGATGTTTATGGGACTTTTTGTAACGGGCGGTTTTCAGTTTATGTTCGGACAAAGGGTGCCGGCCTTCGACAGCTCTTATTACCCGCTGATGATGACACTGAATGTGCCTTATAAAGAATACCTGAAAGCCAAATGGTGGCTGATGAATATCGTAACGGCTATTTCGATGATTCTGGCGGTCTGCTATGCCTATTTCGGCTGGGACATGTATCTCACATTCTTCGCAGCAGGAATTTACAATATCGGGGTTAATTCCCAGTTTACCCTTTGGTCCGGAGCTTTCAACAAAATGCAGATCGATCTTAATTCAAAAGAAAAAAGGTTCGGGCAGAAGAATAGCTTTAACATCAAATCCATGCTATTGCTCATCCCTAAAATGATCCTGCCAATGACTGTATTTGCCCTGATGAAATATTTCTTCGGAATCACGGCCGGGGTAATCAGCATTGCGGTTTTAGGGCTGATCGGGTTTTTATTAAGGGAAAAAATCTTCGATACCATCGTAAAACATTATAAGGTAGAAAAATACAGTACACTAGAAGCATTCAAAAACAAAGACTAA